One genomic region from Salvia hispanica cultivar TCC Black 2014 chromosome 2, UniMelb_Shisp_WGS_1.0, whole genome shotgun sequence encodes:
- the LOC125208228 gene encoding U4/U6 small nuclear ribonucleoprotein Prp31 homolog, producing MEEDVDGDLADIEALNYDDLDSVSKLQKTQRFTDIMQKVEDALENGSENSTHGIVLEDDPEYQLIVDCNALSVDIENEIVIIHNFIRDKYRLKFPELESLVHHPIDYARVVKKIANEMDLTLVDLEGFLPSAIIMVVSVTASTTSGKPLPEDVLQKTIDACDRALALDSAKKKVLDFVESRMGYIAPNLSAIVGSAVAAKIIGTAGGLSALAKMPACNVQLLGAKKKNLAGFSTATSQFRVGYLEQTEIFQSTPPSLRMRACRLLASKSTLAARVDSTRGDPVGKTGRTLRAEIHKKIEKWQEPPPAKQPKPLPVPDSEPRKKRGGRRLRKMKERYAITDMRKLANRMQFGIPEESSLGDGLGEGYGMLGQAGSGKLRVSVGQSKLAAKVAKKFKDRSYGTSGATSGLTSSLAFTPVQGIELSNPQANQFGGTQSTYFSETGTFSKIKRT from the exons ATGGAAGAAGACGTAGATGGTGATTTAGCTGATATAGAAGCACTTAACTATGATGATCTTGATAGTGTGTCGAAGCTACAAAAAACTCAGCGATTTACTGACATCATGCAG AAAGTTGAAGATGCATTGGAAAATGGGTCTGAGAACTCCACTCATGGAATTGTTTTGGAAGATGATCCAGAGTATCAGTTGATAGTTGATTGTAATGCCTTGTCTGTCGATATTGAAAATGAGATTGTGATAATTCACAATTTCATCCGTGACAAGTATCGCTTGAAATTTCCAGAACTTGAATCTCTTGTTCACCACCCAATTGATTATGCCCGGGTTGTTAAAAAGATTGCTAATGAAATGGATCTGACGCTTGTTGATCTTGAAGGATTTTTACCGTCTGCTATTATTATGGTGGTTTCTGTCACAGCATCAACTACTAGTGGAAAGCCTCTTCCGGAGGATGTCTTGCAAAAGACAATTGATGCATGTGATCGCGCACTTGCTCTAGATTCTGCAAAGAAAAAGGTTCTTGATTTTGTGGAGAGTCGAATGGGGTATATTGCCCCCAATCTCTCAGCCATAGTTGGAAGTGCTGTCGCGGCAAAAATAATTGGTACAGCTGGTGGTCTTTCGGCATTAGCAAAAATGCCTGCATGCAACGTTCAGCTTCTTGGTgccaaaaagaagaatttaGCAGGGTTTTCAACAGCAACATCCCAATTTCGTGTTGGCTATTTGGAGCAAACTGAGATTTTCCAGAGTACTCCGCCTTCCTTAAGAATGCGTGCTTGTCGACTTTTGGCTTCAAAATCCACTCTTGCTGCACGTGTAGACTCTACTAGGGGAGACCCAGTTGGAAAAACTGGGAGAACTTTGCGCGCAGAGATTCACAAAAAGATAGAGAAGTGGCAAGAACCGCCTCCTGCTAAGCAGCCTAAACCACTTCCGGTTCCTGATTCAGAGCCCAGAAAGAAGAGAGGAGGTCGGCGTTTAAGGAAGATGAAAGAAAG ATATGCTATTACAGACATGCGGAAGCTGGCTAACAGGATGCAGTTCGGGATACCAGAGGAGAGTTCACTAG GTGATGGACTTGGCGAAGGTTATGGAATGCTCGGTCAGGCTGGTAGCGGAAAGCTTCGTGTATCTGTTGGACAGAGCAAACTTGCTGCTAAAGTAGCCAAGAA GTTTAAGGACAGGAGTTATGGAACCAGTGGCGCAACTTCTGGACTGACATCAAGTCTGGCTTTCACACCCGTCCAG GGAATCGAGCTTTCAAATCCTCAGGCGAACCAGTTTGGAGGAACTCAGAGTACTTATTTTTCAGAGACTGGAACTTTTTCGAAGATCAAGAGAACATAG